The Naumovozyma castellii chromosome 5, complete genome genomic interval CTGTCTCCCAGTTGGAATCTGACGGTCATGAAGTCAAAGTAACAGATCTATACAAACAACACTGGAAGTCCCAAATTGACGAAGATGACTTCCCTGTAACTCATGAAAAGGGTAGCAGACTAGTGGTGGCAGTTGAATCACAAAAGGCGTACAGTAGTCACCATTTGACTCTAGATGTTGTtgaggaacaagaaaagatgAAGTGGGCTGAATTGgtaattttccaattcccTTTATGGTGGTTTAGTATGCCTGCTATCATGAAAGGTTGGGTGGAAAGAGTATTTTCAGCAGGGTTAGGTTATGCACTTCCAGATCGTTATGGTGCTGGTGGGTTTGAAGGTAAGAAGGCAATGCTAATTGTTACTGCGGGAGGAGGTGAATCTAATTACAGTGCAAGAGGGATCAACGGACCAATTGATGATGTGTTGCACTTAATTAACCATAATATGTTGTTCTATTCCGGGATGACTGTGTTGCCATCCTTTGTTACATATAAGACAGATTATGCCACGGAAGAGGTCTTCCAAAACTATGCCGCCAAGTTAAGGaatactttgaaaaatattgaaaccaTTGAGCCGATTAAGTACAGAAAGCAAAGTGGTGGTGATTATGTTATTCCAGGTGGAATTTTGAAGGAAGGATTAGAAAGACCAGGTGAAACTGGGTTTGACATGCATATTCAAAAGGattaatttttaatttataaattacatatattttaattccTTTATTCCctttattcttttaattaaataatgcTTGTTCAATAGCCATCCACAAATATTTAGACTAAGTAGTTTATCAATGAATGCTATTAATGTTGTGACAACGTATAAAAAATCGTCGTGTCGCGCAGTGACAACTTCACTTTATTACTGAATCAAAAACTCAAAACAAGAGTGTTACTTCAACTAGCACCTGCAATACAGCACATTTGAGATATATCTCTAGGAAACTAACTATCATGGTGAACTCCTTAGTAgaggaaattgataaaagaACCTATAATCCAAACGTTTACTTCACAAGCGCAGATCCACAGCATAGAACATATCGACCTAATAAAGTTATCAAAAATGGGCAAACCATTACAACAAATTCGCGTTCAGTGAAACGAATCAATTATTCATTGGCTGATATGGAGGCCAAGTTATATAATCAAAGACCCACTGATGTCGATTTCGGATCTAGCACCTCTGATTCCAATAATAAGATGATGTTGATGGATAAATTTACACAGCaggaaattattcaatcaAAGAGACGATTTATGGAATTGGATACGGAAAATATAAAGGATTTAAATGAAATACCAAACTTATTGAGTAGTCTGACGGGACTAAATAAGGATAAGATTGATTCTAATTCTGTTGCTGTCTCTAACACAGGTGCAGACTCATCATCACGTTCTAATAGACATAGATTTGAAATACCAAAGACCATACACCTTTCATATAGATGTACAAGACCACCTCGCCCCAAAAGGAAGAACACAAACAGGATAGTagcattgaagaaaacGTTGGTAACAAAAAGAACACTACATACATATTTTGATACTTTGGATTCAGTAACACGGAGCATTGTCTTAAACAATGTTTATaacaaaagatattttaaGGTCCTCC includes:
- the NCAS0E00460 gene encoding NAD(P)H-dependent oxidoreductase — translated: MKTLIVFAHPDERSFNGSLLKETVSQLESDGHEVKVTDLYKQHWKSQIDEDDFPVTHEKGSRLVVAVESQKAYSSHHLTLDVVEEQEKMKWAELVIFQFPLWWFSMPAIMKGWVERVFSAGLGYALPDRYGAGGFEGKKAMLIVTAGGGESNYSARGINGPIDDVLHLINHNMLFYSGMTVLPSFVTYKTDYATEEVFQNYAAKLRNTLKNIETIEPIKYRKQSGGDYVIPGGILKEGLERPGETGFDMHIQKD
- the VPS71 gene encoding Vps71p (ancestral locus Anc_5.511); protein product: MVNSLVEEIDKRTYNPNVYFTSADPQHRTYRPNKVIKNGQTITTNSRSVKRINYSLADMEAKLYNQRPTDVDFGSSTSDSNNKMMLMDKFTQQEIIQSKRRFMELDTENIKDLNEIPNLLSSLTGLNKDKIDSNSVAVSNTGADSSSRSNRHRFEIPKTIHLSYRCTRPPRPKRKNTNRIVALKKTLVTKRTLHTYFDTLDSVTRSIVLNNVYNKRYFKVLPLITICSICGGYDSISSCVRCSNKICSLRCYKLHNETRCIHR